The genomic DNA CAGACCACTGAGGGCGCCAAGAGGTATCAATGGGAAGACGAAATCGTCAGTCTCTTGGGTTTGTGATCCAGAGTTTGGacctggagaagaaaagacaaaTGGAGTTGTCAGTCCGGTCAGTTGCTCCCGTCGAACGCACATCCATGGCGATCTCCCACTCTCAAACATTGGCGTCTCTCGGGAACTGCAACATGCGAAACGTTCCATCTGATGTCCCGCCAAGGGTCCCTGTGGTTATCATTCTTTTTGGTCTGGCCCTCACGAGACCGCGAGAATGGTGATGGCAGTTGATGAGGCGGAGCATGTTTGCTCTCTTTTTACGAGCTTGATTTTTGATGACCGGACAGCCTCTCCGGGGAGTGACGCTTGAGTATAAGTAGATACAGTTGAACCGAGCGCAGCGCTACTTGACACATGTGGCTGCCGCTGGTCATCCCATGTCGAGCATGAGAAACGGCGACGGTGACACTCATCCTTCAAATAGCTTGGGCCTTCTTATATGGTGTCCCGTGAAGCCAAATGATCCTCTCGCAGGCACAGGCGCGGCTCCCAGATTAAACAAGATGGACACAAGGTCCATCTGGCTCAAGGTCTTGATGGTCACTTACACACAAACTTGGCAGGGGTTAGGGCCCAGAGAGAGGTTGTCTAATCTGACCTCTGACTTCCCTCGCtagagggttagggtctcCCTGCATCAGCTTTATTAGATGCACACGATAAGATAACATGTCTCCCACATGCCAATGACCTCATGTGAAGGTAGCTCTAAGCAACtacccccaccatcatcgctAGCATCACCGTATAGACTAGACAGCTATTGGCGACTATCCTCACTGCATCTTGGAACAATCAACCGTTGAACCGTCTCTGAACCCAAGACCCTGTACCTAAACTCCCACCCATCTGCCCACCCGGCACCTCCGACAAAcatgttcctcctccgccgacCACCTCGGTTCAGACCATCCCGCATCTTCAGCCATGTCCCCCACCAAAAGCCAACAcccagatcaccaccaccaccatcaccacaatcCCTCCGCTCCTATCCCCAATCAAGATGGCACTCCAccaaatcccctcccccagaagaagaggaaatcCACCAGCGCATCATCCCCCACAAGCGCAACCCctacaacccctccaacaaccgcAACCCCTACTCCTACCGAACCTACAACAATGACCACTACATCCGCCTCCAAGCCGCCGAGCCCCTCCGTGGCCCATCAAAGATTACAACCACAGCCGTAATAGCCATCGCCACAACCGCCGGCCTCCTCTTTTACTTTGCGAACCTCGAAAAGGTGCCCGTGTCCAACCGCACCCGGTTCAACGTCTACGGACCAGACTCCTCCACCCTAAAGTCAGTAGCCGAGATGAGCTAcaagaggttgttgatcgAACTGCAAGATCAAGGAGCGAGGATACTACCCGAGTGGGATCCACGGACtgtgagagtgaggagggtgatgcaGAGACTCATTCCCTTTAGCGGAATGGGCGCGAATCAGGACTGGGAAATCTTCGTCATCGACGCCCCAAACCAAGCCAACGCTTTTGTCCTGCCCGGCGGAAAAGTCTTTGTGTTCAGCGGCATCATGAACCTCGCCCGAGGCGACAGCGCCCTCGCCACCGTTCTAGGTCACGAGATAGCCCACAATGTCGCTGGGCATTTTGGCGAGAGGCTGTCGCAGGACATTGGGAAGAATATCCTTTTGTTCAGTCTCATGCTGCTTGGGGGGGTGATTGGGATTGGGCCGTTGATTgcggggtggtttgggaCGAGCGTGATTGATATCACTTTTGGGAACCCGATGAGCAGACTTCAGGAGACGGAGGCGGATTATattgggttgatgatgatgagtgagGCGTGTTTTGACCCGAGGGATGCggtggggttttgggggcggatggagatggtgggacAGAGGGAGGTTGCGAGGGGAGGAGTGGATGTACCGGAGTGGGCGAGCACGCATCCGAGCAATGCTAATCGGATAAAGAAGATACAGGAGTGGCTGCCCgaggcgatgaggaagagggaggatagTGATTGTAGTACTACTGGGTCGACGGCGGATGCGTTCAGGCGGGCGTTGGAGACGGGGGGGTTTATTATtatggggtggtgagggggagcggtgtgggggagggaaatGCTCCGTTCCAAGGGATAGGATTGTGATTTTCTAGCGTGGAGTTGGGGACATTTTGTTTTGCCACCCGTGAGGGTATGTAACATGAAGGGCAGTGTATGAGAGAGGGATGTAAAGTAGTTGCTGGGCTGTCTACACCACTTGATCAATTTACAGAGGGAATAAATCATCCAAGGGCCGCCAACCATGGTTGCCATTGATCCGAACCCAAACAAAGTCTTGGATACTGAAATCAAATATCGGATAGGCGAACTGTCAAGCTCAGACTATGTATCATCTACAAGCAATGCAAGCCCGGATAGTGGATAGTTGAAGCTGAGATCTTATATTGGGAGTGGCATCATGGTGTTGCTTCAAGATATGTGACAAATCACTCTTTAGAAATCTCTTGCCCGTGTGACTCTTGTAATCATGAATCTATAGATATCACCGGCCACACCCTCTCTTACAAGCCTTTACCCacatcaaaaccaccaagCAAGATGAATCCAAACATCTCCACTTCGAAGGAACAACATCGCCCCTTTTCTCTATCATATCCATACCTATACAAATACTAAACACAGTGGTATCACTCCCCATTCCACTCCCCATTCCACTCCCCATTCCACTCCCCATTCCACTCCCCATTCCACTCCCCATTCCACTCCCCATTCCACTCCCCATTCcactccctttccctcc from Podospora pseudoanserina strain CBS 124.78 chromosome 2, whole genome shotgun sequence includes the following:
- the OMA1 gene encoding metalloendopeptidase (EggNog:ENOG503NX2W; COG:O; MEROPS:MER0026545), with the protein product MFLLRRPPRFRPSRIFSHVPHQKPTPRSPPPPSPQSLRSYPQSRWHSTKSPPPEEEEIHQRIIPHKRNPYNPSNNRNPYSYRTYNNDHYIRLQAAEPLRGPSKITTTAVIAIATTAGLLFYFANLEKVPVSNRTRFNVYGPDSSTLKSVAEMSYKRLLIELQDQGARILPEWDPRTVRVRRVMQRLIPFSGMGANQDWEIFVIDAPNQANAFVLPGGKVFVFSGIMNLARGDSALATVLGHEIAHNVAGHFGERLSQDIGKNILLFSLMLLGGVIGIGPLIAGWFGTSVIDITFGNPMSRLQETEADYIGLMMMSEACFDPRDAVGFWGRMEMVGQREVARGGVDVPEWASTHPSNANRIKKIQEWLPEAMRKREDSDCSTTGSTADAFRRALETGGFIIMGW